From the genome of Gracilinanus agilis isolate LMUSP501 chromosome 2, AgileGrace, whole genome shotgun sequence, one region includes:
- the STMN4 gene encoding stathmin-4 isoform X5, with protein sequence MTLAAYKEKMKELPLVSLFCSCFLADPLNKSSYKYDADTVALNWCVISDMEVIELNKCTSGQSFEVILKPPSFDGVPEFNASLPRRRDPSLEEIQKKLEAAEERRKYQEAELLKHLAEKREHEREVIQKAIEENNNFIKMAKEKLTQKMESNKENREAHLAAMLERLQEKEPPAAR encoded by the exons ATGACTCTTGCAG CTTataaagagaagatgaaagagcTCCCCCTAGTGTCCCTCTTCTGTTCCTGCTTCCTAGCTGACCCCTTGAATAAATCTTCCTACAAATATGATG CAGACACTGTGGCTCTGAACTGGTGTGTCATTTCTGACATGGAAGTCATTGAACTGAATAAGTGTACCTCTGGCCAGTCCTTTGAGGTCATCCTGAAGCCACCCTCCTTTGATGGGGTGCCTGAGTTCAATGCCTCTCTGCCCCGGAGGCGAGACCCATCCTTGGAGGAGATCCAGAAGAAGTTAGAAGCTGCAGAAGAGCGGCGGAAG TACCAGGAAGCCGAGCTCCTGAAACACTTAGCTGAAAAGCGAGAACACGAGCGGGAGGTGATCCAGAAAGccattgaggaaaataataatttcatcaaGATGGCGAAGGAGAAACTGACACAGAAAATGGAATCCAATAAGGAGAACCGGGAAGCCCATCTTGCTGCCATGTTGGAACGTCTGCAAGAGAAG GAGCCGCCCGCTGCGCGGTGA
- the STMN4 gene encoding stathmin-4 isoform X2 gives MTLAAYKEKMKELPLVSLFCSCFLADPLNKSSYKYDGWYGRKKKRRGRGRGRGRERGRERKRKADTVALNWCVISDMEVIELNKCTSGQSFEVILKPPSFDGVPEFNASLPRRRDPSLEEIQKKLEAAEERRKYQEAELLKHLAEKREHEREVIQKAIEENNNFIKMAKEKLTQKMESNKENREAHLAAMLERLQEKEPPAAR, from the exons ATGACTCTTGCAG CTTataaagagaagatgaaagagcTCCCCCTAGTGTCCCTCTTCTGTTCCTGCTTCCTAGCTGACCCCTTGAATAAATCTTCCTACAAATATGATG GTTGGTATgg aagaaagaaaaaaagaagaggaagaggaaggggaaggggaagagaaagagggagggagagaaagaggaa AGCAGACACTGTGGCTCTGAACTGGTGTGTCATTTCTGACATGGAAGTCATTGAACTGAATAAGTGTACCTCTGGCCAGTCCTTTGAGGTCATCCTGAAGCCACCCTCCTTTGATGGGGTGCCTGAGTTCAATGCCTCTCTGCCCCGGAGGCGAGACCCATCCTTGGAGGAGATCCAGAAGAAGTTAGAAGCTGCAGAAGAGCGGCGGAAG TACCAGGAAGCCGAGCTCCTGAAACACTTAGCTGAAAAGCGAGAACACGAGCGGGAGGTGATCCAGAAAGccattgaggaaaataataatttcatcaaGATGGCGAAGGAGAAACTGACACAGAAAATGGAATCCAATAAGGAGAACCGGGAAGCCCATCTTGCTGCCATGTTGGAACGTCTGCAAGAGAAG GAGCCGCCCGCTGCGCGGTGA
- the STMN4 gene encoding stathmin-4 isoform X6 yields the protein MTLAAYKEKMKELPLVSLFCSCFLADPLNKSSYKYDDTVALNWCVISDMEVIELNKCTSGQSFEVILKPPSFDGVPEFNASLPRRRDPSLEEIQKKLEAAEERRKYQEAELLKHLAEKREHEREVIQKAIEENNNFIKMAKEKLTQKMESNKENREAHLAAMLERLQEKEPPAAR from the exons ATGACTCTTGCAG CTTataaagagaagatgaaagagcTCCCCCTAGTGTCCCTCTTCTGTTCCTGCTTCCTAGCTGACCCCTTGAATAAATCTTCCTACAAATATGATG ACACTGTGGCTCTGAACTGGTGTGTCATTTCTGACATGGAAGTCATTGAACTGAATAAGTGTACCTCTGGCCAGTCCTTTGAGGTCATCCTGAAGCCACCCTCCTTTGATGGGGTGCCTGAGTTCAATGCCTCTCTGCCCCGGAGGCGAGACCCATCCTTGGAGGAGATCCAGAAGAAGTTAGAAGCTGCAGAAGAGCGGCGGAAG TACCAGGAAGCCGAGCTCCTGAAACACTTAGCTGAAAAGCGAGAACACGAGCGGGAGGTGATCCAGAAAGccattgaggaaaataataatttcatcaaGATGGCGAAGGAGAAACTGACACAGAAAATGGAATCCAATAAGGAGAACCGGGAAGCCCATCTTGCTGCCATGTTGGAACGTCTGCAAGAGAAG GAGCCGCCCGCTGCGCGGTGA
- the STMN4 gene encoding stathmin-4 isoform X1 yields the protein MTLAAYKEKMKELPLVSLFCSCFLADPLNKSSYKYDGWYGRKKKRRGRGRGRGRERGRERKRKADTVALNWCVISDMEVIELNKCTSGQSFEVILKPPSFDGVPEFNASLPRRRDPSLEEIQKKLEAAEERRKYQEAELLKHLAEKREHEREVIQKAIEENNNFIKMAKEKLTQKMESNKENREAHLAAMLERLQEKDKHAEEVRKNKELKEEASR from the exons ATGACTCTTGCAG CTTataaagagaagatgaaagagcTCCCCCTAGTGTCCCTCTTCTGTTCCTGCTTCCTAGCTGACCCCTTGAATAAATCTTCCTACAAATATGATG GTTGGTATgg aagaaagaaaaaaagaagaggaagaggaaggggaaggggaagagaaagagggagggagagaaagaggaa AGCAGACACTGTGGCTCTGAACTGGTGTGTCATTTCTGACATGGAAGTCATTGAACTGAATAAGTGTACCTCTGGCCAGTCCTTTGAGGTCATCCTGAAGCCACCCTCCTTTGATGGGGTGCCTGAGTTCAATGCCTCTCTGCCCCGGAGGCGAGACCCATCCTTGGAGGAGATCCAGAAGAAGTTAGAAGCTGCAGAAGAGCGGCGGAAG TACCAGGAAGCCGAGCTCCTGAAACACTTAGCTGAAAAGCGAGAACACGAGCGGGAGGTGATCCAGAAAGccattgaggaaaataataatttcatcaaGATGGCGAAGGAGAAACTGACACAGAAAATGGAATCCAATAAGGAGAACCGGGAAGCCCATCTTGCTGCCATGTTGGAACGTCTGCAAGAGAAG